Proteins co-encoded in one Streptococcus parauberis NCFD 2020 genomic window:
- the xerS gene encoding tyrosine recombinase XerS — protein MRRELLLKKIEDYKSIMPWYVLDYYQSKLSVPYSFTTLYEYLKEYKRFFEWLIDADISNVTKIADIDLSTLEHLTKKDMEAFVLYLRERPSLNTYSTKSGVSQTTINRTLSALSSLYKYLTEEVENDQGEPYFYRNVMKKVSTKKKKETLASRAENIKQKLFLGDETMEFLEYVDNEYENLLSNRAKSSFRKNKERDLAIIALLLASGVRLSEAVNLDVKDLNLKMMVIEVTRKGGKRDSVNVAGFAKPYIENYLAIRKNRYKAEKQDLAFFLTEYRGVPNRIDASSIEKMVAKYSQDFKIRVTPHKLRHTLATRLYDATKSQVLVSHQLGHASTQVTDLYTHIVNDEQKNALDKL, from the coding sequence ATGAGACGTGAATTACTTTTAAAAAAAATTGAAGACTATAAATCAATTATGCCTTGGTATGTTTTAGATTATTATCAATCTAAATTGTCAGTGCCTTATAGTTTTACAACCTTATATGAATATCTTAAGGAATATAAACGTTTCTTTGAATGGTTAATTGATGCTGACATCTCAAATGTTACTAAAATTGCTGATATTGATTTATCTACTTTGGAACATTTGACTAAGAAAGATATGGAGGCTTTTGTTCTTTATTTACGTGAACGTCCTTCTCTTAATACATACTCAACTAAGTCTGGTGTCTCACAAACGACCATTAACAGAACTTTGTCTGCCTTATCCAGTCTCTACAAGTATTTGACTGAGGAGGTTGAAAATGACCAAGGGGAACCTTATTTCTACAGAAATGTCATGAAAAAGGTCTCTACTAAGAAAAAAAAAGAAACTTTAGCCTCACGGGCTGAAAATATTAAGCAAAAACTCTTCTTAGGTGACGAAACCATGGAATTTCTGGAGTATGTTGATAATGAGTACGAAAATTTACTGTCAAATCGAGCTAAATCATCTTTCCGAAAAAATAAGGAACGTGATCTTGCTATTATTGCGCTTCTTCTTGCTTCTGGCGTTCGACTCTCAGAAGCTGTCAACCTTGATGTAAAAGACTTGAATCTAAAAATGATGGTCATCGAGGTAACGCGTAAGGGTGGAAAACGTGATTCTGTCAACGTTGCTGGCTTTGCCAAACCATATATCGAGAATTATTTAGCCATTCGCAAGAACCGGTACAAGGCGGAAAAACAAGATCTTGCTTTCTTTCTAACTGAGTATCGCGGTGTTCCTAATCGAATTGATGCCTCTTCTATAGAAAAAATGGTTGCTAAGTACTCACAAGATTTCAAAATCCGGGTTACGCCCCATAAATTACGCCATACACTGGCTACCAGACTTTATGATGCAACCAAGTCTCAGGTCTTAGTTAGTCACCAATTAGGCCATGCCTCTACACAGGTTACTGACCTTTATACCCATATCGTCAATGACGAACAAAAAAATGCCTTGGATAAATTATAA
- a CDS encoding NUDIX hydrolase: MAEIWDIYDIYRNKTGRTMERGSNFKEGDLHLVVHLCIFNTNGELLIQQRQKDKEGFPNMWDISVGGSALAGETPQQAVMRETLEELGICIDLSQIRPQFTINFDQGFDDTFLVIADVNLNSLTLQEEEVQDAKWASRQEIFKMMTEGSFIPYHLGKIQLCFDMLGQYGAHVNGIGAYTPEMLELPKDRTNP, encoded by the coding sequence ATGGCAGAAATTTGGGATATCTATGATATCTACCGCAATAAAACTGGTCGTACAATGGAACGTGGCAGTAATTTTAAAGAAGGCGACCTCCACTTAGTTGTCCATCTTTGTATCTTTAATACTAATGGTGAACTCTTAATACAACAACGACAAAAGGATAAAGAAGGCTTTCCAAACATGTGGGATATCTCCGTCGGTGGCAGTGCCTTAGCAGGTGAAACACCTCAGCAAGCCGTCATGAGAGAAACTCTGGAAGAATTAGGTATCTGCATAGACCTCTCGCAAATCCGTCCACAGTTTACAATCAATTTTGATCAAGGATTTGATGACACCTTTCTAGTCATTGCAGATGTAAATCTGAATAGTTTAACCTTACAAGAAGAAGAAGTACAAGATGCCAAATGGGCAAGTCGTCAAGAAATTTTCAAGATGATGACAGAAGGAAGTTTTATTCCATATCATCTAGGGAAAATTCAACTCTGTTTTGACATGCTTGGTCAATATGGAGCACACGTTAATGGTATCGGTGCCTATACACCAGAAATGTTAGAACTGCCAAAAGATAGGACAAATCCATGA
- a CDS encoding DUF3307 domain-containing protein, translated as MTGLSTFLTDNPLIIMYLIAHFLSDFQLQSQETSDKKNSEMNYLIKHLLGVALPLVIISIMIPSTVDISLLVWLSHAVIDFSKTYLAKLLKLTQIKSFAIDQILHIICILGFVFLLWKGQVPAFLENSYLKVILFMVLITKPSNIAFKIFFERFQPRTQAKLDTISGAGAMIGNLERIVIGICIVLGQFASVGLVFTAKSIARYDKISKDPVFAEYYLIGSLFSILSVFVAAWICFF; from the coding sequence ATGACTGGATTATCGACATTTTTAACAGACAACCCACTAATAATTATGTATTTAATAGCTCATTTTTTATCTGATTTTCAATTGCAGAGTCAAGAAACATCAGATAAAAAGAACTCAGAAATGAACTATTTAATAAAACATCTTCTAGGCGTTGCTTTGCCACTTGTAATTATTTCTATCATGATTCCGTCAACTGTCGACATTAGCCTACTCGTATGGCTGAGCCATGCAGTTATTGATTTCAGCAAAACTTACTTAGCCAAATTATTGAAACTAACACAGATTAAAAGCTTTGCCATTGACCAAATCCTCCATATAATATGTATCTTAGGTTTCGTTTTCCTACTTTGGAAGGGACAAGTTCCTGCATTTTTAGAGAATTCTTATCTCAAAGTCATCTTATTTATGGTTTTAATCACCAAGCCAAGTAATATTGCATTCAAAATCTTTTTTGAGCGTTTTCAGCCACGGACGCAAGCTAAACTTGATACGATTAGTGGTGCAGGTGCCATGATTGGTAATTTGGAAAGAATTGTCATTGGAATTTGTATTGTCTTGGGCCAGTTTGCGTCAGTAGGACTTGTTTTTACTGCCAAATCTATTGCTCGTTATGATAAAATTTCCAAGGATCCTGTTTTTGCTGAGTATTATTTAATTGGTTCTTTATTTAGTATTTTATCTGTTTTTGTAGCAGCTTGGATTTGTTTTTTTTAG
- a CDS encoding response regulator transcription factor, with the protein MKIHQKIFIIEDDSTIKNMLTQHLSPNYLVASVLNFRDIKREVTDFAPDLILMDITLPYYNGFYWTTEIRKELTVPIIFISSSSDEMDAVMALNMGGDDFISKPFSLTILDAKISAFLRRAQQFTKSDLTFQDFTLMFDGNLVKGEEQIALSPTEHKILALLFSKQGQVVTKEEILTNLWENDQFIDQNTLNVNMTRLRKRVGELGMDNIHTVRGVGYVLK; encoded by the coding sequence ATGAAAATACATCAAAAAATTTTTATCATTGAGGATGACTCGACAATAAAGAATATGCTAACGCAACATTTATCCCCAAATTATCTAGTAGCAAGCGTCCTAAATTTTAGAGATATTAAACGTGAAGTCACAGACTTTGCCCCAGACTTAATCTTGATGGATATTACCCTTCCCTATTATAATGGATTTTATTGGACAACTGAAATCAGAAAAGAGCTGACAGTTCCAATAATTTTTATATCTAGCTCCTCAGATGAAATGGATGCTGTAATGGCTCTAAATATGGGTGGAGATGATTTTATCAGTAAACCCTTTTCACTAACTATTTTAGATGCAAAAATTTCTGCCTTCTTAAGAAGAGCGCAACAATTTACCAAATCAGACTTGACCTTTCAAGATTTCACCCTCATGTTTGATGGCAATTTGGTTAAGGGTGAGGAACAAATTGCCTTGTCTCCGACAGAACACAAAATTTTAGCTCTGCTATTCTCAAAGCAAGGACAAGTAGTAACCAAGGAAGAAATTTTGACTAACTTATGGGAGAATGATCAGTTCATTGATCAAAACACCTTGAATGTCAATATGACCAGACTTCGCAAACGCGTCGGTGAGCTTGGGATGGATAACATTCATACGGTGAGAGGAGTAGGTTACGTACTGAAATGA
- a CDS encoding YcjF family protein, whose product MTIVQKETAMKAVHTASVAAAGVALSPIPFSDAMLLVPIQTMMITNIFKAYGQSTTRGLVSGVVQATTATTLGRTAVTSIIKFVPGIGTVVGALIGSGVAVAITESIGQKLINQFEEHGSVDTESLKSIIKTVILKKIRK is encoded by the coding sequence ATGACAATTGTACAAAAAGAAACAGCCATGAAGGCTGTGCATACTGCATCCGTAGCTGCTGCCGGAGTGGCTTTAAGCCCAATTCCATTTTCGGATGCCATGTTATTGGTTCCTATTCAAACAATGATGATTACTAATATATTCAAAGCATATGGGCAAAGCACTACACGAGGACTTGTATCTGGGGTTGTTCAAGCTACAACAGCAACAACATTAGGAAGAACTGCAGTTACAAGTATCATCAAATTTGTCCCTGGAATTGGTACTGTAGTTGGCGCCCTTATTGGTTCTGGTGTAGCTGTTGCCATCACAGAATCGATTGGCCAAAAACTAATTAATCAATTTGAAGAACATGGTTCAGTTGATACAGAGAGTTTGAAATCAATTATCAAAACAGTTATTTTAAAGAAAATAAGAAAATAG
- a CDS encoding sensor histidine kinase codes for MIRLFIKEYKSWYILYFLLLFLNFLVFYLVHLPLDYFITAGWVSLGVLLLYTVPSYLKFKRKIEILQDFIYVNELNDLQSPSELAYLNVIQKILSQSDFSQQELIKQKENLNQMIKMWVHQMKIPLSVLSLMEQTKAYDKVEGKIQLFKMENYLKQLLTYLKFSDYNDDYIFEQVQVADLIKQIIKSYAYVCISKDISISVSGRCKLKTDRKWLSFALEQIIDNAIKYSKHGGNIKIELRDDSIEISDTGIGILDSDINRIFDDGFTGFNGHEHQKASGLGLYMTKKVLNNLELEISITSEVEQGTQVKITRLKR; via the coding sequence ATGATTAGATTATTTATTAAAGAGTACAAATCTTGGTATATCTTATATTTTCTCTTACTATTTCTAAATTTTCTTGTTTTTTATTTGGTCCATTTACCACTCGATTATTTTATTACTGCTGGATGGGTTTCATTAGGGGTTCTATTGCTATATACAGTTCCCAGTTATTTGAAATTCAAAAGGAAAATAGAAATCTTACAAGATTTTATTTATGTAAACGAGTTAAATGATTTACAATCTCCCAGTGAACTTGCCTACTTGAATGTTATTCAAAAAATCTTAAGTCAAAGTGATTTTAGTCAACAAGAGCTGATCAAACAAAAAGAAAACTTAAACCAAATGATAAAAATGTGGGTCCATCAAATGAAGATTCCGCTTTCTGTTCTTTCACTAATGGAACAAACCAAGGCTTATGATAAGGTAGAAGGTAAGATTCAGCTATTTAAAATGGAAAATTACCTGAAACAATTATTAACCTATTTGAAGTTTTCTGATTATAATGATGATTACATTTTTGAACAGGTCCAAGTAGCAGATCTAATCAAACAAATCATCAAAAGTTATGCTTATGTTTGTATATCTAAAGATATTAGTATTAGTGTATCTGGTCGATGTAAACTTAAGACTGATAGAAAATGGCTCAGTTTTGCTTTAGAACAAATTATTGACAATGCCATTAAGTATTCCAAACATGGTGGCAACATAAAAATTGAACTAAGAGATGATAGTATTGAAATATCAGATACAGGTATCGGAATACTAGATTCGGATATCAATCGTATTTTTGATGATGGTTTCACTGGTTTTAATGGTCATGAACATCAAAAAGCCTCTGGTCTTGGGCTTTATATGACAAAAAAAGTACTCAACAACCTTGAGTTAGAGATTTCTATTACTAGTGAAGTTGAACAAGGTACACAAGTTAAAATCACAAGGTTAAAGAGGTAA
- a CDS encoding MazG nucleotide pyrophosphohydrolase domain-containing protein: MNKLAIITYQDYMKNIYKSHQGDQGLFMKLVEEVGEVAQVLNIKEGRKQADINIDEALSQELADIIHYAFAIASINNIDLESVILEKDKSASLKYGRTENLINYIQKEKTK, encoded by the coding sequence TTGAATAAATTAGCAATAATTACTTATCAAGATTATATGAAAAACATTTATAAAAGTCATCAGGGTGACCAAGGTCTTTTTATGAAACTAGTTGAAGAAGTTGGAGAAGTAGCTCAAGTTCTCAATATTAAAGAAGGTAGAAAACAAGCAGACATAAATATCGACGAAGCTCTATCTCAGGAATTAGCTGATATAATACATTATGCTTTTGCAATTGCATCCATTAATAATATTGATTTAGAGTCAGTAATTCTTGAAAAAGATAAAAGTGCTTCATTAAAATATGGAAGAACTGAGAATTTAATTAACTATATTCAAAAAGAAAAAACAAAATAA
- a CDS encoding NADH-dependent flavin oxidoreductase, with amino-acid sequence MTNKLTDKVTFRHGASVTNRIVMPPMLTFSGLEGGFASEDTLKYYNARSQAAGMMIVEFHYVSENGGPCTKAGVPEQLGIYDDDHLESITNIAKALKKDGNKAILQIHHGGREAMGRAAKGKEVLAPSAIDFDFLDYPVREMTNEEIEEIIKDFGRATKRAITAGFDGVEIHGANHYGLQQFFSAISNQREDKWGGSLEKRMAFPLAVVDEVKRVIAESAPENFILGYRFSPEEIHGETVGYTYLEGLELIKEVIKREIDYIHLSLWNGYATVPTGGEKSFGEYYKEILDDQTKLILVGGVFDEKGAQNAIENYTDLVAVGRGTLVDPEFGKKISEGRGNTIIHEISPEQLKKVSWTQGLKNVYTAPEGTSLPPLPNGESIK; translated from the coding sequence ATGACTAATAAATTAACAGATAAAGTAACTTTCAGACATGGAGCAAGTGTTACTAATCGTATTGTCATGCCGCCAATGCTAACTTTTTCAGGTTTAGAAGGTGGTTTCGCTTCTGAAGACACACTAAAATACTATAATGCAAGATCTCAAGCTGCAGGCATGATGATTGTTGAATTTCATTATGTTTCCGAAAATGGTGGACCTTGTACAAAAGCTGGTGTACCAGAACAATTAGGAATCTATGACGATGACCACCTAGAGTCAATCACAAATATTGCTAAGGCTCTAAAGAAAGACGGCAATAAAGCAATCTTACAAATCCATCATGGTGGACGTGAAGCCATGGGACGAGCTGCAAAAGGCAAGGAAGTCTTAGCACCATCAGCAATCGATTTTGACTTTTTAGATTATCCTGTTCGGGAAATGACTAATGAAGAAATTGAAGAAATCATTAAAGATTTTGGTCGTGCAACAAAACGTGCCATTACAGCTGGCTTTGATGGGGTTGAGATTCATGGTGCTAACCATTATGGATTACAACAGTTCTTTTCAGCAATTTCAAATCAGCGAGAAGACAAATGGGGCGGTAGCCTAGAAAAAAGAATGGCTTTTCCACTAGCTGTAGTTGATGAAGTGAAACGTGTCATTGCCGAATCAGCACCCGAAAACTTTATACTTGGTTATCGATTCAGCCCTGAAGAAATCCATGGCGAAACAGTAGGCTATACATATCTGGAAGGACTCGAATTAATTAAAGAAGTTATTAAACGCGAAATAGACTACATTCACCTTTCCCTTTGGAATGGCTACGCAACAGTACCAACTGGTGGAGAAAAAAGTTTTGGTGAGTATTATAAAGAAATCCTAGATGATCAGACAAAATTAATTTTAGTCGGTGGCGTGTTTGATGAAAAAGGTGCTCAAAATGCCATTGAAAACTATACTGATTTAGTAGCAGTAGGACGTGGTACCTTAGTCGATCCAGAGTTTGGTAAAAAAATCTCAGAGGGCAGAGGTAATACCATTATCCATGAGATAAGTCCTGAACAATTGAAAAAAGTATCCTGGACACAAGGATTAAAAAATGTCTATACAGCACCTGAAGGAACAAGCTTACCACCATTACCTAATGGTGAAAGTATCAAATAA
- a CDS encoding ABC transporter permease produces the protein MFYLKLAWNNLKKSKEVVAPFLLASTVLFVLSCIVSIILFSPITTNMSYGNILLTMAMVILNIFTLIMEIYSYNFYLKQRNREFGLYNILGMNKSQIGLVSSIELLIIFGLTIILGSLFSFIFSKLFYLIFVNLSHMNQLSLPFNSKGYIITSFLFLGFFVILELVGLLKIKKTSPLLLFQDHQHGELEPKGNILFAFLAILSIGIGYYLSLSSEKIAALAVLYRFFIAVVFVIIGTYLFYISFVSWYLKRKKANKRYYYKPEHFISTSQLIFRMKQNALGLANITLLACMAFVAIATTTALYTNTEDAIDKLFPKNTSIEFVSENETVAKKQLNDFVLKPLQLSQTDYIESTSTMLAFPGAKGSKLQVTAKDLNQPIPTKTSYTYLIHSKEFEKFGNKAPKLSKNQVAYFTQKGDSQLKSISVLGKTYQVVKNFKKVVYPDVTNTYYPSLIIVKDQTVFNQIVELVNTEQKYKIRPNYKVYAELNQKQLNQILDKSGNISNTKEFIAHVDQKNRFKDESYTLFGGFLFTGFLLGLTFIMGAALIIYYKQYTEGHQDKKSYKILQEVGMSQKQVKKTINSQILLVFFMPIIMSIIHFSVALVMIKQMLLLFGVTNTSLIYTVCASTIAIIIAIYFIIYSITSRTYYKIIER, from the coding sequence ATGTTCTACCTAAAATTAGCATGGAATAATTTAAAAAAATCAAAAGAAGTTGTAGCCCCTTTTTTATTAGCCAGTACTGTTTTATTTGTGCTGAGTTGTATCGTTTCAATTATTTTATTTAGTCCCATTACAACTAATATGTCCTATGGTAACATCCTATTAACAATGGCGATGGTGATCCTTAATATCTTTACATTGATAATGGAGATATATAGCTATAATTTTTATTTAAAGCAAAGAAACCGTGAATTTGGACTATATAATATATTAGGTATGAATAAAAGCCAAATTGGACTTGTATCAAGTATTGAATTGCTGATAATCTTTGGCTTGACAATTATTCTCGGAAGTCTATTCTCTTTTATATTTTCAAAATTATTTTATTTAATTTTTGTAAATTTATCTCACATGAATCAATTATCCTTACCGTTTAATAGTAAAGGATATATCATTACAAGTTTCCTATTCCTAGGATTCTTTGTCATATTAGAACTCGTAGGACTCTTAAAAATTAAAAAAACATCTCCCCTTTTACTTTTTCAGGATCATCAACATGGAGAATTAGAGCCAAAAGGAAATATCTTATTTGCTTTTTTAGCCATCCTATCAATCGGAATTGGTTATTACCTTTCCCTAAGTTCTGAAAAAATAGCAGCCTTAGCAGTCTTATATCGGTTCTTTATTGCTGTTGTCTTTGTAATTATCGGAACCTATCTCTTTTATATTTCATTTGTTTCTTGGTATCTAAAAAGAAAAAAAGCTAATAAACGATATTATTACAAGCCTGAGCACTTTATTTCAACGTCCCAATTAATTTTTAGAATGAAGCAAAATGCTCTTGGTCTAGCAAATATTACACTTTTAGCTTGTATGGCATTTGTTGCTATTGCAACAACAACAGCTCTGTATACTAATACAGAAGATGCAATCGACAAATTGTTTCCCAAAAACACTTCAATTGAATTTGTTTCAGAAAATGAGACAGTAGCCAAAAAGCAATTGAATGATTTTGTTTTAAAACCACTACAATTAAGTCAAACAGATTACATTGAATCAACTAGCACTATGTTAGCATTTCCAGGAGCTAAAGGTAGTAAACTTCAAGTCACTGCTAAGGATTTAAATCAACCTATCCCAACTAAAACTAGTTATACCTACTTAATACATTCTAAAGAATTTGAAAAATTTGGAAATAAAGCACCAAAACTTAGTAAAAACCAAGTTGCTTATTTTACACAAAAAGGTGATAGTCAACTTAAGTCAATATCTGTCCTTGGAAAAACTTATCAGGTAGTTAAAAATTTTAAAAAAGTAGTCTATCCAGATGTTACGAATACCTATTACCCATCACTAATAATCGTCAAGGATCAGACAGTTTTTAACCAAATAGTAGAACTTGTAAATACTGAACAAAAATATAAGATCAGACCTAACTATAAAGTCTATGCTGAGCTTAATCAGAAACAATTAAATCAAATTCTAGATAAGAGTGGAAACATCAGTAACACAAAAGAATTTATTGCTCATGTCGATCAAAAAAATAGATTTAAAGATGAATCATATACTCTGTTTGGTGGATTTCTATTCACAGGATTTCTTTTGGGACTTACCTTTATAATGGGTGCTGCCTTAATAATTTACTATAAACAGTATACTGAAGGCCACCAAGACAAAAAGAGTTATAAAATCTTACAAGAAGTTGGAATGAGTCAAAAACAAGTTAAAAAGACAATTAACTCTCAAATTCTCCTTGTCTTTTTCATGCCAATAATAATGTCAATCATCCACTTTAGTGTTGCCCTAGTGATGATTAAACAGATGTTATTACTCTTTGGAGTTACTAATACAAGCCTTATCTATACTGTTTGTGCATCGACAATAGCTATTATCATTGCGATATACTTTATCATTTATAGTATTACTAGCCGAACTTATTATAAAATTATAGAAAGATAG
- a CDS encoding ABC transporter ATP-binding protein gives MLLEINHLQKTYRTRFSKEVTHALQDIDFKVDNGEFIAIMGESGSGKTTLLNILATLEKPTNGTVLLNREDITKIKESQLAHFRLKNLGFVFQDFNLLDTLSIKDNIFLPLVLDRKSYHEMEKRLSQIARKLHINNLVNKRPFEISGGQKQRVAIARSLITQPQILLADEPTAALDYRNSEDLLDLFEEINMDGQTILMVTHSSNAASHAKRVLFIKDGRIFHQMYRGNKSNSEFSKSISLAMTGLLGGE, from the coding sequence ATGTTATTAGAAATTAATCATTTACAAAAGACCTATCGAACACGATTCTCAAAGGAAGTTACACATGCCTTACAAGATATAGACTTTAAAGTGGATAATGGTGAGTTCATTGCAATCATGGGAGAATCTGGTTCAGGTAAAACAACTCTCTTAAACATTTTAGCCACCCTAGAAAAACCAACAAATGGTACGGTTTTATTAAATCGTGAAGATATTACAAAAATTAAAGAAAGCCAGTTAGCACATTTCCGCCTTAAAAATCTGGGTTTTGTATTTCAAGATTTTAATTTACTAGATACCTTGTCTATCAAGGATAATATCTTTTTACCATTAGTACTTGACAGGAAATCGTATCATGAAATGGAAAAACGATTATCCCAAATTGCAAGGAAACTACATATTAATAACTTGGTAAATAAACGTCCTTTTGAAATATCTGGTGGACAAAAACAAAGAGTAGCAATAGCCAGAAGTTTAATTACCCAACCACAGATATTATTAGCAGATGAGCCGACAGCTGCCTTAGATTATCGAAATTCTGAGGATTTATTAGATCTATTTGAAGAGATAAATATGGATGGTCAAACCATTCTCATGGTGACTCACTCTTCAAATGCAGCAAGTCATGCAAAACGCGTCTTATTTATCAAAGATGGTCGTATTTTCCATCAAATGTACCGAGGAAATAAATCTAATAGTGAATTTAGTAAATCAATTTCACTTGCAATGACAGGTTTATTGGGGGGTGAATAG
- a CDS encoding PASTA domain-containing protein — MVKKRRLTNSLGTLGKVISFIPDTTELIGKGMENTRPIVEKYMDQRHQRQENLRRLDDVVNISLDDAKAHIEKQGFIVATIPARPDKHYADCKLNEVITMSPKSGKYPQGSLVKLYFADLNMLEKSQELRDKDTLRSVEFNQKVADAIENVKHIKFPFNK, encoded by the coding sequence ATGGTAAAAAAAAGACGACTTACGAATTCACTAGGTACATTAGGTAAAGTTATTTCATTTATTCCTGACACAACTGAATTAATTGGAAAAGGAATGGAAAATACACGACCAATTGTTGAAAAATATATGGATCAACGTCATCAACGCCAAGAAAATTTAAGACGTTTGGATGATGTTGTTAATATTTCTTTAGATGATGCCAAGGCACATATTGAAAAGCAAGGGTTTATTGTTGCTACTATTCCGGCTCGTCCAGATAAGCATTATGCAGATTGTAAGCTCAATGAAGTTATCACAATGTCACCTAAAAGTGGTAAATATCCTCAAGGGTCATTAGTAAAACTCTACTTTGCTGATTTAAATATGCTAGAAAAAAGTCAAGAATTAAGAGATAAAGATACCCTTCGTTCAGTTGAATTCAATCAAAAGGTTGCTGATGCAATTGAGAACGTTAAACATATCAAATTTCCATTTAATAAGTAA
- the trmFO gene encoding methylenetetrahydrofolate--tRNA-(uracil(54)-C(5))-methyltransferase (FADH(2)-oxidizing) TrmFO gives MSQSYINIIGAGLAGSEAAYQIAKRGIPVKLYEMRGVKSTPQHKTSNFAELVCSNSFRGDSLTNAVGLLKEEMRRLDSIIMRAGEKHRVPAGGAMAVDREGYAESVTTELENNPLIEVIRGEITEIPNDAITVIATGPLTSDALAEKIHALNGGDGFYFYDAAAPIIDKSTIDMNKVYLKSRYDKGEAAYLNCPMTKEEFMAFHEALTTAEEAPLNSFEKEKYFEACMPIEVMAKRGIKTMLYGPMKPVGLEYPEDYSGPRDGEFKTPYAVVQLRQDNAAGSLYNMVGFQTHLKWGEQKRVFQMIPGLENAEFVRYGVMHRNSYMDSPNLLEETFQSRANQNLFFAGQMTGVEGYVESAASGLVAGINAARLFKGEEKVVFPSTTAIGSLPYYVTHADSKHFQPMNVNFGIIKELEGKRIRDKKERYEAFAKRALTDLEPFLSK, from the coding sequence TTGTCTCAATCTTATATTAATATTATTGGAGCCGGTTTAGCTGGCTCGGAAGCTGCTTATCAAATTGCTAAGCGTGGTATTCCTGTCAAACTTTATGAAATGCGTGGTGTTAAATCAACACCTCAGCATAAGACTTCAAATTTTGCTGAATTAGTTTGTTCTAATTCATTTCGTGGTGATAGTTTAACAAATGCTGTCGGACTTTTGAAGGAAGAAATGCGTCGTTTGGATTCAATCATTATGCGTGCTGGCGAGAAACATCGTGTGCCTGCTGGTGGTGCAATGGCTGTTGACCGCGAAGGTTATGCGGAATCTGTGACTACGGAATTAGAAAATAATCCTTTGATTGAGGTTATCCGCGGTGAAATTACGGAGATTCCAAATGATGCCATTACCGTTATTGCAACTGGTCCTTTGACTTCAGATGCTTTAGCCGAAAAAATTCATGCTTTAAACGGTGGTGATGGATTCTACTTTTATGATGCGGCAGCTCCAATCATCGATAAGTCAACGATTGACATGAACAAGGTTTATCTCAAGTCTCGTTATGATAAAGGAGAAGCTGCTTATCTGAACTGTCCAATGACTAAAGAGGAGTTCATGGCATTTCATGAGGCTCTCACGACAGCAGAGGAAGCACCGCTTAATTCTTTTGAAAAAGAAAAATATTTCGAAGCATGTATGCCAATCGAAGTTATGGCCAAACGTGGGATTAAAACAATGCTCTACGGGCCAATGAAGCCTGTTGGATTAGAATACCCGGAAGATTACTCTGGACCTCGTGACGGCGAATTTAAGACGCCTTATGCAGTTGTTCAATTACGTCAAGATAATGCTGCTGGAAGTCTTTATAACATGGTTGGTTTCCAAACGCATTTAAAATGGGGAGAGCAAAAACGAGTTTTCCAAATGATTCCTGGTTTAGAAAATGCTGAATTTGTAAGGTATGGTGTGATGCATCGTAATTCCTACATGGATTCTCCAAATTTACTTGAGGAAACATTCCAATCACGCGCTAATCAAAATCTTTTCTTTGCTGGTCAAATGACAGGTGTTGAGGGTTATGTTGAGTCTGCAGCCTCTGGTTTAGTAGCAGGAATTAATGCAGCTCGTCTATTCAAAGGTGAAGAGAAAGTTGTTTTCCCATCAACTACTGCAATTGGTAGCTTACCTTATTATGTCACACATGCAGATAGTAAGCATTTCCAACCTATGAATGTTAACTTCGGTATTATTAAGGAACTTGAAGGCAAACGAATTAGAGATAAAAAAGAACGGTATGAAGCTTTCGCTAAACGCGCTTTAACAGACCTAGAACCATTTTTAAGTAAATAA